The Cellulomonas sp. S1-8 genome has a window encoding:
- a CDS encoding mechanosensitive ion channel family protein — translation MSAATATATPDPTATTGTVTPPPVLKPDDTGWTQWAEQWGSWFVGVPLRIVLIIVFSAIALLLLRRAISGITRHVAEGDPVTERGVLRPLGRSEVGSALLKASPLATARRAQRARTIGSVLRSTASIVVGSIAAILVLDALGINLAPFIASAGIVGVAVGFGAQSLVKDFLSGLFMLLEDQYGVGDVVDVGAATGTVEAVGLRVTKLRDGDGTLWYVPNGSMIRVGNKTQGFSTAVVEVDVDYFVDLDEACALLTEAARGVAADPVVGAYLQGAPSVTGAERLAADAVGLRLSVRTAPAMQWEVARHLRVAVRRALEDAGIPLAGQRDALVAHQERLAGASPGAQQADEPAPADGTAPADPGAEPSADPAAEDAAAPRDPHDTPVHDAVEQRDPQVGGRDPSVEGRDPSGTTRD, via the coding sequence ATGAGCGCCGCCACCGCGACGGCCACGCCCGACCCCACCGCGACGACAGGCACCGTGACGCCACCGCCCGTCCTGAAGCCCGACGACACCGGGTGGACCCAGTGGGCCGAGCAGTGGGGGTCGTGGTTCGTCGGCGTCCCGCTGCGCATCGTCCTCATCATCGTCTTCAGCGCGATCGCCCTGCTCCTGCTCCGCCGCGCCATCTCAGGCATCACGCGCCACGTCGCCGAGGGCGACCCGGTGACAGAACGCGGCGTGCTGCGCCCGCTCGGGCGGTCCGAGGTCGGCTCGGCGCTGCTCAAGGCGAGCCCGCTGGCCACCGCGCGGCGCGCACAGCGCGCCCGCACCATCGGGTCGGTGCTGCGCTCGACCGCGTCCATCGTCGTCGGCTCGATCGCCGCGATCCTCGTGCTCGACGCGCTGGGCATCAACCTCGCGCCGTTCATCGCGTCGGCGGGCATCGTCGGTGTGGCCGTCGGCTTCGGTGCGCAGAGCCTGGTCAAGGACTTCCTGTCCGGCCTGTTCATGCTGCTGGAGGACCAGTACGGCGTCGGTGACGTCGTCGACGTGGGCGCCGCGACGGGCACCGTCGAGGCCGTCGGCCTGCGCGTGACCAAGCTGCGCGACGGCGACGGGACCCTCTGGTACGTGCCGAACGGCTCGATGATCCGCGTCGGCAACAAGACCCAGGGCTTCAGCACGGCCGTGGTCGAGGTGGACGTCGACTACTTCGTCGACCTCGACGAGGCGTGCGCACTGCTCACCGAGGCGGCCCGCGGCGTCGCCGCGGACCCCGTCGTCGGGGCCTACCTCCAGGGCGCACCGAGCGTCACCGGTGCGGAGCGGCTCGCGGCGGACGCCGTCGGGCTGCGCCTGTCGGTGCGCACGGCCCCCGCCATGCAGTGGGAGGTCGCGCGCCACCTGCGCGTCGCCGTGCGCCGTGCGCTGGAGGACGCGGGCATCCCGCTCGCGGGGCAGCGCGACGCGCTCGTCGCGCACCAGGAACGGCTGGCGGGCGCGTCCCCGGGGGCCCAGCAGGCGGACGAGCCGGCCCCGGCCGACGGCACCGCGCCGGCCGACCCGGGTGCGGAGCCGTCGGCCGACCCGGCTGCCGAGGACGCGGCCGCGCCCCGCGACCCGCACGACACCCCCGTGCACGACGCGGTAGAGCAGCGCGACCCCCAGGTCGGGGGGCGCGACCCCTCGGTCGAGGGGCGCGATCCCTCGGGGACCACGCGGGACTGA
- a CDS encoding prolyl oligopeptidase family serine peptidase, with protein MTTEPTTPRADGASPYPDAPRADLVEDLHGHQVADPYRALEDADDHRTQAWSRAQDDLYAAYRARVTDATAGTPFADDALHARLRALLGAGFVGAPAWRGDRRFFSRRTGDQEHAVVVVAEGQDERVLIDPLLLDPAGTTTLDAWQPSKEGHLLAYQVSHGGTEQSVLHVLDVTTGEPVDGPIDRARYSPVAWLPGGEAFYYVRRLAPDLLPADEEQYHRRVWLHRVGTPTEQDVEVFGAGKDMTTYYGVQVSRDGRWLIVSAAAGTAPRTDVWIADLTAPGAHEAPVFVEVAVGLDAEVGAWVGRDGRLYVHTDLDAPRGRLAVTDPTTPGLAHWETLLPQDDVAVLEDVALVDDGDAGAPTALLASWRRHSVSEVTVHDPRTGERTGAVPLPGLGSISGLVTRPEGGESVWFSWTDHVTVPRVHRYDAGTGAVTLWAAPPGALPDVPAVHTRQIEVTSADGTTVRAFVLARADRVDPDGRPLAPAPTVLYGYGGFQVSLDPAYSATTLAWVEAGGVYVVANLRGGGEEGEDWHRAGMRGAKQNVFDDFHAVAEHVVVAGWTTPDMLACWGGSNGGLLVGAAVTQRPDLWAAAVCSAPLLDMVRYQRFGLGVTWTEEYGDAADPTELGWLLGYSPYHRVVDGTAYPAVLFTVFEGDTRVDPLHARKLAAALQAATSSDPRERPVLVRREIGVGHGARALSRTIGLSVEQLQFVADRTGLLGRDAR; from the coding sequence GTGACGACCGAGCCGACCACCCCCCGCGCCGACGGCGCCAGCCCCTACCCGGACGCGCCGCGCGCCGACCTCGTCGAGGACCTGCACGGCCACCAGGTCGCGGACCCGTACCGGGCCCTCGAGGACGCCGACGACCATCGCACGCAGGCGTGGTCGCGCGCGCAGGACGACCTGTACGCGGCGTACCGCGCGCGGGTGACCGACGCCACGGCCGGCACGCCGTTCGCCGACGACGCGCTGCACGCGCGGCTGCGCGCGCTGCTCGGCGCCGGGTTCGTCGGTGCCCCCGCGTGGCGGGGGGACCGACGCTTCTTCTCGCGGCGCACCGGCGACCAGGAGCACGCGGTCGTCGTGGTGGCCGAGGGTCAGGACGAGCGCGTCCTGATCGACCCGCTCCTGCTCGACCCCGCCGGCACGACGACGCTGGACGCATGGCAGCCGTCGAAGGAGGGCCACCTGCTCGCGTACCAGGTGTCCCACGGCGGCACCGAGCAGAGCGTGCTGCACGTGCTCGACGTCACGACGGGTGAGCCCGTCGACGGGCCGATCGACCGCGCCCGCTACTCCCCCGTCGCGTGGCTGCCGGGCGGCGAGGCGTTCTACTACGTGCGCCGCCTCGCACCGGACCTGCTGCCCGCCGACGAGGAGCAGTACCACCGGCGGGTGTGGCTGCACCGCGTCGGCACCCCGACCGAGCAGGACGTCGAGGTCTTCGGCGCGGGCAAGGACATGACGACGTACTACGGCGTGCAGGTCAGCCGCGACGGGCGCTGGCTGATCGTGTCCGCGGCGGCGGGCACGGCCCCGCGCACGGACGTCTGGATCGCGGACCTCACCGCACCCGGTGCGCACGAGGCCCCGGTGTTCGTCGAGGTCGCCGTGGGTCTGGACGCCGAGGTCGGCGCGTGGGTGGGCCGCGACGGGCGCCTGTACGTGCACACGGACCTGGACGCGCCGCGCGGCCGGCTCGCCGTGACGGACCCGACGACCCCCGGTCTCGCGCACTGGGAGACGCTGCTCCCGCAGGACGACGTGGCCGTGCTCGAGGACGTCGCACTCGTCGACGACGGCGACGCAGGCGCACCGACGGCTCTGCTCGCGTCGTGGCGGCGGCACTCGGTCAGCGAGGTCACCGTCCACGACCCGCGCACGGGCGAGCGCACGGGCGCGGTCCCGCTGCCCGGCCTGGGCTCGATCTCGGGCCTCGTGACGCGGCCCGAGGGCGGGGAGTCCGTCTGGTTCTCCTGGACGGACCACGTCACCGTGCCGCGCGTGCACCGGTACGACGCCGGGACCGGCGCGGTCACGCTGTGGGCCGCGCCCCCTGGCGCGCTGCCCGACGTGCCGGCCGTGCACACCCGCCAGATCGAGGTGACGAGCGCCGACGGCACGACCGTGCGCGCGTTCGTGCTGGCCCGCGCCGACCGCGTGGACCCCGACGGGCGGCCCCTCGCCCCGGCGCCGACGGTGCTGTACGGGTACGGCGGGTTCCAGGTGAGCCTCGACCCCGCGTACTCCGCGACGACGCTCGCCTGGGTCGAGGCGGGGGGCGTGTACGTCGTCGCGAACCTGCGCGGCGGCGGCGAGGAGGGTGAGGACTGGCACCGCGCCGGCATGCGCGGCGCCAAGCAGAACGTGTTCGACGACTTCCACGCCGTCGCGGAGCACGTCGTCGTCGCGGGCTGGACGACCCCCGACATGCTGGCGTGCTGGGGCGGGTCCAACGGCGGGCTGCTCGTCGGTGCGGCCGTGACGCAGCGCCCCGACCTGTGGGCCGCAGCGGTCTGCTCGGCCCCGCTGCTCGACATGGTGCGCTACCAGCGCTTCGGCCTGGGCGTGACGTGGACCGAGGAGTACGGCGACGCCGCCGACCCGACCGAGCTCGGGTGGCTGCTGGGCTACTCGCCGTACCACCGCGTCGTCGACGGGACGGCCTACCCGGCGGTGCTGTTCACGGTCTTCGAGGGCGACACGCGCGTCGACCCGCTGCACGCGCGCAAGCTCGCGGCGGCGCTGCAGGCCGCGACGTCGTCCGACCCGCGGGAGCGGCCCGTCCTCGTCCGCCGCGAGATCGGCGTCGGGCACGGGGCGCGCGCGCTGTCGCGGACCATCGGGCTGTCGGTCGAGCAGCTGCAGTTCGTGGCCGACCGCACGGGCCTGCTCGGCCGGGACGCGCGATGA
- a CDS encoding DUF6782 family putative metallopeptidase, with amino-acid sequence MAHTWRARTPGRAVTGASTQRTGAAPRRRDAGQGTLEYIGVLALVALLVVAVLLVMSNSQARSSAMRAMCQIATLGQGACGEPSPDAPGEDDPSWWCENVGWWCSDDQQDDEQQDEDQQDEEPGWWCETVGWFCPDEPEDDPTSTPTSTPTPSAHPTDPANGLPIVDGVTIPEGMDPDGDAVAALLQTERGREILQWLADQGIPVRDSFQGSYWDGTAIFIDTANTDMETVRTLVHEYNHALNDAEGTSADIDADSRDDYVNGMLDEETQGVVEEIRAARELQDAGVTMPTDVSDTTYWDAYDQAVADGGDEQQARDAAFAAVRNLFLDGTFVTSNTGDPYDDYYGDAWDERH; translated from the coding sequence ATGGCGCACACGTGGAGGGCGCGCACGCCGGGACGGGCGGTCACCGGTGCGAGCACGCAGCGCACCGGTGCCGCCCCGCGGCGTCGCGACGCCGGTCAGGGGACGCTCGAGTACATCGGCGTCCTCGCCCTGGTGGCACTGCTGGTCGTGGCGGTGCTCCTCGTCATGTCGAACTCCCAGGCGCGGTCGTCCGCGATGCGTGCGATGTGCCAGATCGCCACCCTCGGGCAGGGGGCCTGCGGCGAGCCCTCGCCCGACGCCCCCGGCGAGGACGACCCGAGCTGGTGGTGCGAGAACGTCGGTTGGTGGTGCTCGGACGACCAGCAGGACGACGAGCAGCAGGACGAGGACCAGCAGGACGAGGAGCCGGGCTGGTGGTGCGAGACGGTCGGCTGGTTCTGCCCCGACGAGCCCGAGGACGACCCGACGTCGACACCGACGTCCACGCCCACCCCGTCGGCGCACCCCACGGACCCGGCGAACGGGCTGCCGATCGTCGACGGCGTCACCATCCCCGAGGGCATGGACCCCGACGGCGACGCCGTGGCCGCGCTGCTGCAGACCGAGCGGGGCCGCGAGATCCTGCAGTGGCTCGCCGACCAGGGCATCCCGGTGCGCGACAGCTTCCAGGGCTCGTACTGGGACGGGACGGCGATCTTCATCGACACGGCCAACACCGACATGGAGACCGTGCGGACCCTCGTCCACGAGTACAACCACGCGCTCAACGACGCCGAGGGCACCAGCGCGGACATCGACGCGGACTCCCGGGACGACTACGTGAACGGCATGCTCGACGAGGAGACGCAGGGTGTCGTGGAGGAGATCCGCGCGGCGCGCGAGCTCCAGGACGCCGGCGTGACGATGCCGACCGACGTCTCGGACACCACGTACTGGGACGCGTACGACCAGGCGGTCGCCGACGGCGGCGACGAGCAGCAGGCACGCGACGCGGCGTTCGCGGCGGTGCGCAACCTGTTCCTCGACGGCACGTTCGTCACCTCGAACACCGGTGATCCGTACGACGACTACTACGGTGACGCGTGGGACGAGCGGCACTGA
- the malQ gene encoding 4-alpha-glucanotransferase gives MPDATNHEDLWRLAAAYDVVPGYRGHDGQDHEATDATVVRVLAALGVDASSPERVALALGHVENMPWRRVLPPVVVVRQGRTAHVPVHVTHGDPVEVWLELDPEAGGGRRGLTQADVPVAPRTVDGRLVGRATFTLPDDLPLGWHEIRTDGPSARAHSPVVVTPERLELPERLREGGVWGLMAQLYSVRSRTSWGVGDLADLAELGWLAAHRWGADFVLVNPLHAAEPVEPLTPSPYLPTTRRFVNPLYVRVEDVRETAYLSAADRALVEWAGEQVLVTDPDPGPIDRDVAWAAKRAALEVVFAHPRSAARQAAFDAFVEEEGEGLREFALWCALVERHGPAAGWSDDLHDPLSDAVAAAAVELADRVVFWSWLQWVADEQLERAQRVVREGGMALGIMHDLAVGVHPEGADAWALRDVLATGASVGAPPDMYNQQGQDWSQPPWHPEGLARAAYRPYRDMLRTVLRHAGAIRIDHVIGLFRLWWVPVGNDAKDGAYVRYDHDALIGILALEAHRAGAVVIGEDLGTVEPWVRDYLSERGILGTSVLWFEQEHDGRPRPPEAYRRLALATVTTHDLPPTAGYLAGEHVTLRDRLGLLSAPVAEVRAHAAAERDRMLDALRERGLLGHDPSEREIVEALHRWIRATPAVLLGVSLVDAVGERRAQNQPGTDRQYPNWKVPLADGTGRLVLLEDLFTNARAQSLADAMDE, from the coding sequence GTGCCCGACGCGACCAACCACGAGGACCTGTGGCGGCTCGCTGCCGCCTACGACGTCGTACCCGGGTACCGCGGTCACGACGGGCAGGACCACGAGGCGACCGACGCGACCGTGGTCCGGGTGCTCGCGGCCCTCGGCGTGGACGCCTCGTCGCCCGAGCGGGTCGCGCTGGCGCTGGGGCACGTCGAGAACATGCCGTGGCGGCGGGTGCTGCCGCCCGTCGTCGTCGTGCGGCAGGGACGGACCGCCCACGTTCCGGTGCACGTCACGCACGGCGACCCCGTCGAGGTGTGGCTCGAGCTCGACCCCGAGGCGGGCGGCGGGCGGCGTGGGCTGACGCAGGCGGACGTCCCCGTGGCACCGCGCACCGTCGACGGGCGACTCGTGGGGCGCGCGACGTTCACGCTGCCCGACGACCTCCCGCTCGGCTGGCACGAGATCCGGACCGACGGGCCCAGCGCGCGCGCCCACAGCCCGGTGGTCGTGACCCCCGAGCGCCTCGAGCTGCCGGAGCGGCTGCGCGAGGGCGGGGTCTGGGGCCTGATGGCCCAGCTGTACTCGGTGCGCTCGCGCACGTCCTGGGGCGTGGGTGACCTGGCGGACCTCGCCGAGCTCGGCTGGCTGGCCGCGCACCGGTGGGGCGCCGACTTCGTGCTCGTGAACCCGCTGCACGCTGCCGAGCCCGTCGAGCCGCTGACCCCCAGCCCGTACCTGCCGACGACCCGACGGTTCGTCAACCCGCTGTACGTGCGCGTCGAGGACGTGCGCGAGACGGCGTACCTGTCCGCCGCGGACCGCGCGCTCGTCGAGTGGGCCGGTGAGCAGGTGCTCGTCACCGACCCGGACCCCGGCCCGATCGACCGCGACGTGGCCTGGGCCGCCAAGCGGGCGGCGCTCGAGGTGGTGTTCGCGCACCCGCGCTCGGCGGCGCGGCAGGCGGCGTTCGACGCGTTCGTCGAGGAGGAGGGCGAAGGGCTGCGCGAGTTCGCCCTGTGGTGCGCCCTCGTCGAGCGTCACGGGCCGGCCGCGGGCTGGTCCGACGACCTGCACGACCCGTTGTCCGACGCGGTCGCGGCCGCTGCAGTCGAGCTGGCCGACCGCGTGGTGTTCTGGTCGTGGCTGCAGTGGGTCGCCGACGAGCAGCTCGAGCGCGCGCAGCGCGTCGTCCGTGAGGGCGGCATGGCGCTGGGGATCATGCACGACCTGGCCGTCGGCGTGCACCCGGAGGGCGCCGACGCGTGGGCGCTGCGCGACGTCCTCGCGACGGGCGCGTCCGTCGGTGCGCCCCCCGACATGTACAACCAGCAGGGGCAGGACTGGTCGCAGCCGCCGTGGCACCCCGAGGGTCTGGCGCGCGCGGCCTACCGGCCCTACCGCGACATGCTGCGCACGGTGCTGCGGCACGCGGGCGCGATCCGCATCGACCACGTCATCGGCCTGTTCCGGCTGTGGTGGGTGCCCGTCGGCAACGACGCCAAGGACGGCGCGTACGTGCGGTACGACCACGACGCCCTCATCGGGATCCTCGCGCTCGAGGCCCACCGCGCCGGCGCCGTGGTCATCGGCGAGGACCTCGGCACCGTCGAGCCGTGGGTCCGCGACTACCTCTCGGAGCGCGGCATCCTGGGCACCTCGGTGCTGTGGTTCGAGCAGGAGCACGACGGCCGCCCCCGCCCGCCGGAGGCGTACCGGCGGCTCGCGCTCGCGACCGTCACGACGCACGACCTGCCCCCCACCGCCGGGTACCTGGCGGGCGAGCACGTCACCCTCCGCGACCGCCTGGGCCTGCTGTCCGCACCCGTGGCCGAGGTGCGCGCGCACGCCGCCGCCGAGCGTGACCGCATGCTCGACGCGCTGCGCGAGCGCGGCCTGCTCGGGCACGACCCCAGCGAGCGGGAGATCGTGGAGGCGCTGCACCGCTGGATCCGCGCGACGCCCGCGGTGCTGCTGGGCGTCTCGCTCGTCGACGCCGTCGGGGAGCGCCGCGCGCAGAACCAGCCCGGCACCGACCGTCAGTACCCGAACTGGAAGGTCCCGCTCGCCGACGGCACGGGCCGCCTCGTGCTGCTGGAGGACCTGTTCACCAACGCCCGCGCGCAGTCGCTGGCCGACGCGATGGACGAGTGA
- a CDS encoding AAA family ATPase, which translates to MSAPLQRVRVVGASGAGKTTFARRLARALDAPLVELDEVFWGPGWVKRDVDEARADLRARTAGPTWVADGNWDSRREGVLDDADTIVWLDHPRRTVMARVVRRTLSRGLTRRELWHGNRESLANLRSRDPHRNIVLWAWHHHPVLVERYTARSQAPGSDVVRLRGPRAAERWLRALERTR; encoded by the coding sequence GTGAGCGCGCCCCTGCAGCGGGTGCGCGTCGTCGGGGCGTCGGGGGCCGGCAAGACGACGTTCGCGCGCCGGCTGGCTCGTGCGCTGGACGCGCCGCTGGTCGAGCTCGACGAGGTGTTCTGGGGTCCGGGCTGGGTCAAGCGGGACGTCGACGAGGCGCGCGCGGACCTGCGGGCACGGACCGCGGGCCCGACCTGGGTCGCCGACGGCAACTGGGACTCGCGCCGGGAGGGCGTGCTGGACGACGCGGACACGATCGTCTGGTTGGACCACCCGCGCCGCACCGTCATGGCCCGGGTCGTGCGCCGCACGCTGTCGCGCGGGCTCACGCGACGCGAGCTCTGGCACGGCAACCGCGAGTCGCTCGCGAACCTGCGCAGCCGCGACCCGCACCGCAACATCGTGCTGTGGGCGTGGCACCACCACCCGGTCCTGGTCGAGCGCTACACGGCGCGGTCGCAGGCTCCCGGGTCGGACGTCGTGCGGCTGCGGGGGCCCCGCGCGGCGGAGCGGTGGCTGCGCGCGCTCGAGCGCACGCGCTGA